A window of Eucalyptus grandis isolate ANBG69807.140 chromosome 4, ASM1654582v1, whole genome shotgun sequence genomic DNA:
AAGAACCATGGTGCTAAACATCCGTTCAGTGTAAACCAACCAGGTGTATTGACCATCTTTCCATGGTCCCTCGAGAAACTATTCTCTGGTTGGTGTGAATTCGATGGTGATCCCGCACGATATCATTTCTTGAAAGCTCCTTATTTGATTGGTTTATAGCTTTTCCCTGAATGGTTCTTTCTCACCAGAGGCCCTCTACTTTTGACCTCTTGGCAGGGTGCAGAAGGCAAAGCATGGATTTGGCATGCGTGATTACAGGCAATGAAAATTCTCTGGATAGTAAATACACCCTGGTGCTTCATGTATATAGATAGgatgcttttcttttcccttttttctcagGTGAAAGTCAATTATTGTTATAATTATTAGGTGATTGGATCTACCCAAATCGTGCAAATTCATGAGCTCACTAGCTTTGTAAGCTTTTCCCAATTTAAATTCAATGCTACCTGTTGGTATTGTCGATGGATTGCCAAATTTCGAGTACCTCCAGATCGAGAAGCTTCTTTTATCTATGTATTTCGATGTAGTTAGATAGATttgcacttttattttttatttagtctAAATCTCGTGATGGATGCATCttgactttttatttaattaaaaatatcacaCAAAATTTTCACAATATACAGATGTTAATACGCAGATTCACATGcaattttttcaagattttctaaaatttaaaaaatattttaaaattttgacgaaaagtaaagaaagaacaaagaaagaaaactccTGCTTTCAATCGAAAATATATAGGTGTCCGTCTTCTCCTTTTGAAATTCTCTCCCTATTTAAATGATTTTCCTCGAAGATAACTATAACATGTTGATTATAGACAATCTCTATAAAGTCATTTTATATATCATCCGTCGTAATTTGACCCTTGATTACTTCGTCAAGCACAAATTAttgtttattcttttcaattaaTGATAGATCTGTACAATAATCTTTTGATCTTTTAAATAGTAAGTTAGAGAAATTTATTCAGTTTAACTGAGGCACGaattaaacaacaaaacacTATATGAAAGATtctcatttaattaaaagatttcACAAGTCTAAAGCATATCTAACGAGGCTTAACAAGTGTCTTACGGGCATTATTTAATATCTTTATTATGTTAGGACACTTGTTCATGATAAATTAcggaaattatgttttttttttttcgtttcatTAAACATATGTTGTGAAAAACTCAGTGAGATATGGTGTTTTCAACATCAATTTTCTTTATAGGAAATTGCTTTATGGTAATAGTCTTGGGACATCAGTGAGAAGAGAAAAACTCAATCTTCGCACAAAAAGATAttattagaaatgaaatgatctGTCGATAAATAGGACACTTGTTAATGATAAACTCAAATTACTTTATTTCCATTCATTAAACATTTGTTGTGATTATATATGAGATTAGTACATTGGAAGTTctaaacttgtcatgaaagtacaatttagtcttaaaattttcaaaaagtgcaatgaagtcctaaaacttattacacaaattcaataaaatcctaaaacttgacAAATTGGCCAAATCAAGTCATCTCATTAATAatactttttgtaaattttagaattcaattgtactttcataaGAAATTTTGGGACTTGATTGTATTTATTGAAGGTTTTAGGACTTTGTATTTTCACggtaaattttaaaacttaaatgtactttttaaaaatttaagaacccaattgcattttcgtattaagttttagcacttctaatatttttattcatacACACATGTATATACATGGTgttttgaaaatggattttctttttaggaaattaCTTCACGGTAAAAGCCTTGGGACACCGGTTAGAAGAGAAAAACTCCACCTTTGTACGAAAGATACTGTAAGAAATGAAAGTGATCCGTCGACAGACCTGCGTAGCCGAGCGTTACAGTAACCTAGGATCCTGTCGGTCGGTCGCTGGCTCACGTTAAACCTTTCTGGCTTAGGCCGAATGATTCAGCAATCACAGCTGGATTCGCGGGGAGTAATTACTGCTTTGTGCGATCTTGGGTTTTTCTCGAGTTAAGCTGGCTCTTTCCCCATGTGGAGCCCCATCCATCTAAGTACTTAGCCTCGGAAGTAAATGATGTTTTTCTTTATCTCTGCTCGCGAGAGGGGCGGCCAAGAACTCAGACCCCATCCCGGGAGCTAGCAGAAGCGGCGAGAAGGGAAGATGAAGGCGAACTGGAGACTGCCGTCGCGTGGCAAGCACGGTCATCTGGCGGTGAAGCTGGCGGTGTCGATTCTCTTGGTGGGTCTCGCGTTTCGGCTCCTCTACTCGAGATCCGAGGAGCTGCCGCCCGGTGTGGGGAACCCAGTTGCCGAAAGATCGGAGGTGGCACGGCCGGCCGAATCAGATGACGTCTCGCCTCAGTTCGACTCGACGGGCGCGGAGGATGAAAATGCTGGCGACGGTAGCGTTTCTTGCTGCTTTCCTTTTGTGTTCTTTGTCGGTCTGTATCGGTTCTCTTTTCTTGGTTGTGTAATTCCTGAGGAGGAGTTGCTGAATTGAGAGAAGGGAAGGAGGATATAACTTAGAAAGTTGCTTCAATTATCCTCAGGTAATTACAGTGGCTGCGTCGGTCgcgaatattttaatttgtaatGATGAAATGCTTAGTGTCGCGGGCAGTGAAATCTACTTTCTTTTGATTGGTCTTCATTTAGCTGCTTTTTGAAGGGCAATCCTGTCTTGGTCTCATGAAAAGTTCACATTTTTAACTGATTTGGTGTTTCCCCGTGGATCTCGACATTTGTTTCAGATGAATGTGATCTTTTCTCTGGGGATTGGATTCCAGATCGGTCTGGTCCGGTTTATACCAATCAGAGTTGCCCCTTGATCGAGAGTCACCAAAACTGTATGGGGAATGGGAGGCCGGATAATGGGTATATGTACTGGAGGTGGAAACCGAGAAACTGCGAATTGCCACAATTCAATGGGCGGAGGTTTCTCGAGTTAATGAGGAACAAGGCATGGGCGTTGATTGGCGATTCAATTTCTCGTAACCATGTGCAGTCTTTGCTATGCATGCTCTCAACTGTAAGTTTTGGCATTCTTACTCGAAAGTTAGATGTCAGGTTTGCTGCCTGCAGAGATTTTGAAGGGGAGTTGTTTTGATTCTCTAAGGTGCCTTTTTCAGGGAATGAAATTGTTAATCATCTTATTTGTATTATGCTGGTTTCTGGGTTTAATGTTGTGCAGATGTCATCTAAAATTGCGGTGGTTGTGCTTGATTATCAAGtatgatttttcattgattgGTGGTTGTCTGGTCATTGTCTGTCCAGTTATAGGTCCTGTTATAGGAACTGTGCAACTGCAGTATTTTATGCAAGGGTGtattcagtttttctttccctcctcctctctctaaACAAAACCATTTATACTTTAACTAGCCCAGGAACTCCAGGATATTGCTTTTCTGGCTTGTGACTTTACCTCTTCCGACAACTGAAGCTAGATAAAGCCGGTTAATAAGCAATAGGCACTAAGGTTGATGTGCCCTCTGCATCATTCAATCATGGTATTTCTGATTCTGTTAAACAGGACTCTGACTAGTGTTAATGGGTCGAAGTTTGTTGGCGTGATGATAAACCAAGATCCTTTAGGACGGACTTTGCGATATTATTCCTGTGCATGAGAGGGTGATTTTGCCTATGAAAGAAAGGTCGATGGAAAAGAGATTGTAGTGTAGATGTTTGTCTCTTTTTATGAGGATGTCATCTACAGATGAGAAAACAGAATGTCCTTGATCATCTACAGACATTCTAGTCTTTTGCTTAAAGAAAAATTGTAGTTGATTTATGTGTCCAAGGATGGAAGCTGAATTAGCATATTGAGGCTTTAAAAATTTGATcccttccttttgtttttattcaaaattaatctgGTAGGATGATTTCATCTTGGAATGACCTCTCGGTTTCTTTAAATTGCAACTACATACAATTGAAGGTTTTAGTTGGACGGGCAGGCGGAACAGATGAGCAAAGGGTAGTACCTGTTTGTCCTCAGAATGTGCCATAAGTAGATGTTTCTGAATAGATTAGGGATTTGCAGATTATCAGTATCATTCTTTGCTTGTCCTTGGTCCTTGATCCATAACTGCATAATGTGAATGAGTGTGGTAACACCCAAAAGCAGAGACAGGCAAGCTTATTGTGTGTGCTGTCTTTGTGTGCGAGATTATCTTTTGAGATATTTCATCTTGATGTGGGGTGTGTATCGGTGAAAGTTTGCTGTTCTCTGACTTTCGTTCACTATTATGTTATGCTGTTTGAAATTTGTGGACCCATATTGTTGTTTATTATTAAGCTCAGTGAATACATTTTTCAGGTAGAACAACCAATACACGTCTTCCATGATGAAGAATACAAATCGAGAGGGTGGCGCTTCCCCTCCTACAACTTCAACATCTCAGTCATCTGGACTCCGTTCCTCGTAAAAGCAGCAATTTTCGAGGACTTCAATGGCGTCTCCACATCGCCTGTTGAGCTTCATCTGGACAAACTTGATACAAACTGGACTAGTTTGTATCCAAACTTGGATTACATGATAATATCAACGGGGAAGTGGTTTCTCAAGACCGCAATATACTATGAGAATGGTCGAGCCGTGGGCTGCCATAACtgtaagaaagaagacatttcCGAGAAGGGATTCGAGTTTGCCTACAGGAGGACCCTGCATAACGTGGTGAACTTCATAGCAAAATCTAAGCACAAAGGTCTGATATTTTTTCGCACATCCACaccagatcattttgagaatgGGGAGTGGCATAATGGTGGGACCTGTCGAAGAACGGCTCCTGTCAAAGAAGGTGAGATCGAATTGAAGGACCTGAACCGAATTCTCCGTGACATCGAACTCAGCGAGTATGAGAAGGCATCAGCCATAGCTGCTAAAAATGGCGTGAATCTAAAGCTTCTCGACTTCACTAAACTCTTGCTGACGAGGCCCGATGGGCATCCGGGTCCTTACCGGGAGTTTCAACCATTTGCGAAGGACCAGAACGCCAAAGTCCAGAACGACTGCTTGCACTGGTGCTTGCCGGGGCCTATCGACAGTTGGAACGATGTAATAATGGAAATTGTGGCGAGCGCGAGTTGAATCAGAGTAGCAAAACCTGAGATTGAATAGATAAAATTGGTGAGGTTGTAAACGCATGCAACAGGGCGATGCACGCTCCTCAGCAGGAGTTTGCAGTCCGTGTATGTATTGCAATGGTTGTGAATATGCTTACTTCCTTCTTCAGCTCTCCCATTTTGCTCAGGTATTACACAGACCATATGGCCAGTCAAGGTATTAATTAGTCTGAATGTACAAAAGAGAGCATCTTCTCTGAAGTTAAACGGAAACGATGTCGTATTGGCAAAAGGAATGGAATGGAGTTGTATTGTGTTGCGAAAGCAAGCGatcaaacaataatatatagatagaaaaagaaaataaatcggacatcgGATTTACGTAATTCAGTTGTAAAGACCTACGTTCACAGGGAGAGTAGtgacgaatttcactatagatcaagcgatataagGAGATTACATACTCGAATCACTCAAATAATCTCtcagtgtttcccaagcccTAATTACACCTAATAACGCATGCAGTGTTTAGCCtcaaaattcttcaagaaataatttctcaatctcataaaagaattacacgcaaatcttatcacaagatttaattgactTAAACACTGAATCTTCTTGAATGTAATTCACGGATAAGAACGATAAAGAAAATCCAtcccaagcactcgacgacAAGACAACGTtttaagaccaattcttcatgatcaacctcCATCCACGAACAAGCCTTGAGAATTGATATATAATCCACCCCTAGAGAAGTCCACGTGCGAGGGAAACCGAATCGGGTAGGATCGGTTAACCCAATCAAAAGTTGGACTTTCATTTGCAGTTATCTTGTCgattttaaccaaaatatatttctgtatattttaaacaaaattcaaGCCCAAGTCAAAGTCGGGCTTTCCTATTTTAGCAGCCAAactctccaacgcagattcgaaattttgggaagttgatctttgGATGCTCTTTGCTTAATTTCGAACGTCTACAAAATATCCAATTCAGAATATTCGAAATTTCTCATcgggctcaaactcgagatatattCTAACaactccaccttggctcgatgtttgagCCAAGTTGCAATCGCTTCGCAAAAAATCAAACTCTACCGCTACTTTCTCATAGCCCCGATGTGCTTAATCGCCacagatattatccaagtccaagcttcacttgaacttcgccataattgaggacctcatcagaataccaactccacatacACCTTTAACTGCTCCGCAGGGATTTTCCGACACAACCTCCTTGACCGCAGATAAAGCAAACCCATTGTTGCATTCATATTTGTCAGGAAATCGAATACATACCTTGTTAGTTCAAGCAATTACgcaaccattggctctataggctcTATCTTGCTACAAGTACCATCAGTGTCAATTACTTTACTAGTACTCATACTCGttacctcaggagtttctggttgcAATTTCACCTAAAGCTGAACATCGTTCAAATCCGTTTGAATATTGCTATAATCACTCTTAGCCAGAAGTACTTGAGACTCGTCAAACGGAACTTCTCTGCTGATAATAGGTGACTTTAACTCCGGGCACCACAATCGATAACCCCTCTCATCTCGTGCATAGCCTAAGAATATGTACTTTCTTACCTTTTCGTCGTCGAGCTTACCATCATTCGCTCAAATATAACATGGGCaaccaaatattctaagaatagaataatcagcaacATTACTTGACCACATTTCTTCGGAAGTCCCATATCCAATCGTAGtcgatggggatctattcattAGGTAGCACGCCATACTTAGCACATCCGCTATGAATCTCCTAACCATATCAGCACTAGAGAGCATTTTATGAGTCGTCTCCAGCAACATTTTGCTCATCAATTCCACAACATATTGTGGTTTATCAGTATTAGTGCAATGTTTTACTATACCTTCATTCGTGCAGAATTCATTTAATAGTTTCGAGCAAAACTTCATGCTACCGTcagtccgcacatgcttgatcatCTTACTAGTCTTCTTTTCGATTAAAGCTATCAACTACTTGATCCTGACAAtaacatcaaacttgtgcctaaGCACAAATACCCACCTAAGCACAAATACCCACGTCTTCATTGAGTAGTCATCAATAACTGTTGGCATATATCTAGCACTCTTCCTTGAAGGAAACCGTGACAACCTACAAACATTCAAGTGGATTAACTCTGTAATTTCCATGGTTTTTTTTTACAGTCGTAGTGAATTGTACTTTCCGCCATTAATTTAAATCATAGCACATGCATACATTTAGTTCGTTAGGAACATAACCACATAGCAgatttctttcaattaaaaCTTTTAGGCTTCTCTAGTTAATGTGCCCCAAACGCATATGCCACAATTTAAACTCTTAAACAGATGCATCTGACATCTCCGCAGTAAAATTTGTCACTATCTCACCTTGAAAGCTCATACATGCCATTGTGTTTTattcctttcattattattgaAGTACCTcgaataattttcagaattccACATTCTGAAATATATCGATACCCAGCTGAATCCATGGCACttaaggaaattaagttcttcttcaattcttgaacgtgcctcactccagtcaatgtcttCATGatatcatcatgcattctgattttaacatttGCATTTAGTGTTGTTCCCTAACTATACTTTACTACCATTTATGCACTAATAAGTAGTAAAatgatttctatttagtgtaacatgaaaagaacaaccataaTCTATAATCCATCCattaaacaataaataattagtgatagacaagacataattagCATTATCCGCTACAACTGCAATATTATATGTAGAATCAACTTTAATTCCCTTACCTTTATAATTCTTCAACTTAAGGCAATTTCTTTTAAGACgccccctcttgccacagctccaatAGATAACATCATcagtcctagattgactacgtATGTTCATATAAGTACTATTACTCACACGTGTTttagatcttcctctattttcacctactaaagtagCATATACAAATTCACCGGATTCTCTTTTATGGATGTCCTTGcttagaatcaaatctcgaaccccatcaaatgTCAAACTTGTTGATGCATAGGAATTACTAATGGTAGTAACaatagtattccaactatcaggcaatgaggataatagaatcaaagcacatacctcatcttcaaagtctaTCTccactgaactcaattgactaacaatcatattgaattcattgatatgatatgTAACTGACGCACCTTCGCTCATTTTCAAATTAAACAGACGTTGTATCAAATAGACTTTGTTGATCGTAGAGAGCTTCTCATACATATCTAATAGGGCTCAGCAGTGGTCTTCTCTTTCACGATGTTAAACGTGACGTTACGAGCCAATATCAGCTGAATTATACCCATAGCTTGTCTATCtagcaaatcccaatcaactTGCTTCATCGATTCTGGTTTCTCCCCATATAAGAGCAAGTGCACTTTCATCTAGTAAACATAATCTTCAATCTGTATCTTCTAGAAATcaaaatcatttccatcaaatctgtcaattCTTACTTTTACTCCTTTTGTCGCCATTGATTCGCTTcaacttggctctgataccaattattgcaaaaacaagcgatcaaacaataatatatagacaagaagaaaataaaccGGACATcagatttacgtgattcagtcgtaaagacctacatTCATGGGGAGAGCAACGACGAATTTCATTATAGATCAAGTGATATAGGGAGATTACACACTtaagtcactcaaatactctcttggtgtttcccaaaccccaattacacTCAATAATGCACACAATGTTTAGTCTCGAAATTACTcaagaaataatttcttaatctcacgaaggaattacacgcaaatttTATCACAATATTTAATTGGCTCGAACACTAAATATTTTTGGATGTAATTCATGGAtaagaatgacaaagaaaatccctcccaagcactcgacgatGAGACgacgcttcaagaccaattcttcatgatcaacctcCACCCATGAGAACAAGCCTTGGGAATTGATATATAATCCACCACTAGAGAAGTCCATGCGTGAGGGAAATCGAATCAGCTAGGATTTGGTCAACCCAAgcaaaagttggactttcctttGCAATTATCTTGCCgattttaaccaaaatatatctctatatattttaaacaaaatccaagtccaagtcaaagttggactttcctattttagcggcTAAACTCGCCAACGcagatttgaaattttgggaagttgatcttcggatgtTCTTTGCTTGATTTTGAACGTCCGCAAATATGAAACGACACGACCAACTTCCTACCTTGATAAGAGGTTAtaggaaaatataatatatcTATTATCTTGACAGTTACAATTGCATTGACTTTATTACCAATTACTCAACTTTACTGATTTCATTGAATACATCATCTTGATAGGTACATCAATCCAATCACCTTGATAGTTACATGTTGGTGTTTATGACCTTGTTAACTAGTGAAGGTTCTTGTTAAAAACTTGCTATGTTTACAATCAGGGACATTACTGGCAAGTTGTTGATTCCCTTCAAATTGCCCATTGTTTTGTCTAATGGTGAGTTTTGTTTTGATTAAAGTCCGATGTTATCGACTAAGTTTGTTGCTTGTCGATGATAATTGAAATTTGGCCACTTTTTGGATGTCACCAATATATGAAATTAATTCCCCCTTTTAACTGCACTCATTAGAGTTCTTTTTAAAGCCGAAGCTCAGAAGGAAAATTGTTCTCTgttttcttgaaagaaaaaaattaacttattgGCAAAAATAACAGTTTTCAGCATAAATAGAAATTTGACCAGGTGTTCAGTGGTGGCGTCTTCCaaagtaaaaaatttcactttcaCTTGACAATTAGACTACGCTTCCattcaaatcaaaagttttaaagacattcaacttttatttttatcttgcatacttataaaaagtaaaaaataatattctcaTTCAGATTTCTCtcatttcgcaaaaaatgaataatttaaaaagcatttttctaaaatcaatGACTTGTATCGTTCCAAATAATTAGTTAAATGATACACAAATTTACTTAAACAAAAATCTCCACTGAATTTCACTTTTCGAGATATAAAAAGTCAAAccctatttttttcctttctttcccacGTCTAATGGGCGATCCGATCAGACTAAAGGCATAAAATCAAAGATAACATACAGTCATTATTATGTAAAGGTTTCTTTATATCATATCGCTGTTGCATTACCCTATCAaatacttttgaaaataaaataaaataaaaataaaacagcTTTCGTCCCACcatcataattattattatcaccATCATTATTGTTATATGTGCACACGTTCCTAATAGATCGAGACTCCATCTCCCTCAGTCTCGATGAGTCTCGATCCATTTCTccctctttttaaaaaaaaataaaatatcgcAGAGCACAAATTCAAATTCCTCTCGCTCTCTCGCACCGACCGCACGCTAGAACCCCCACGTCACGCGCGTCCAGCTCTGCTGCTCCTTGCTTATAACTTCTCcctcgctcctcctcctcgacgGACTCGATCCTTCGTACCAGAAGTTCACCCAATGGCGAGCCCTCCTGCGCCCCGCCGCGACGCTGACGCCGGAGCCGCCTTCGTCCTCGAGTCCAAAGGTAAAAACCCACCGCTCCACTGCGGCGGCCGTCGAATGCA
This region includes:
- the LOC104441639 gene encoding protein trichome birefringence-like 23, with product MKANWRLPSRGKHGHLAVKLAVSILLVGLAFRLLYSRSEELPPGVGNPVAERSEVARPAESDDVSPQFDSTGAEDENAGDDECDLFSGDWIPDRSGPVYTNQSCPLIESHQNCMGNGRPDNGYMYWRWKPRNCELPQFNGRRFLELMRNKAWALIGDSISRNHVQSLLCMLSTVEQPIHVFHDEEYKSRGWRFPSYNFNISVIWTPFLVKAAIFEDFNGVSTSPVELHLDKLDTNWTSLYPNLDYMIISTGKWFLKTAIYYENGRAVGCHNCKKEDISEKGFEFAYRRTLHNVVNFIAKSKHKGLIFFRTSTPDHFENGEWHNGGTCRRTAPVKEGEIELKDLNRILRDIELSEYEKASAIAAKNGVNLKLLDFTKLLLTRPDGHPGPYREFQPFAKDQNAKVQNDCLHWCLPGPIDSWNDVIMEIVASAS